The Solibacillus sp. FSL W7-1464 genome contains a region encoding:
- a CDS encoding ABC transporter ATP-binding protein yields MLMTEEKKAVLQVDNLSIAFDMANGKQTNVVEAVSFQVFEGETLALVGESGSGKSVTSLAIMRLLQMPPACITSGKILLNGKDLLQMKLDDMSSVRGNEMSMIFQEPMTSLDPVFKISSQLIEGIRRHQQLDKKQAFAIALSMLKEVGIANAEKVIHEYPHQLSGGMRQRVMIAMAMANNPKLLLADEPTTALDVTVQAQILQLMLKMKEEHGSSILFITHDMGVVAETADRVMVMYAGQIVESGPVEQIFTDPKHPYTKALLQTMPSLATNERRLPTIPGTVPSPSNFSAGCRFTPRCQHAMDICDRTIPTERSFEDGQIVRCHLYKEKEVAAHDA; encoded by the coding sequence TTGCTGATGACCGAGGAAAAAAAGGCTGTATTACAAGTCGATAATTTATCGATAGCATTTGATATGGCAAACGGTAAGCAAACGAATGTTGTCGAAGCGGTTAGCTTTCAAGTGTTCGAGGGGGAAACGCTGGCACTTGTAGGTGAATCCGGCAGTGGTAAAAGTGTGACATCACTTGCGATTATGCGCCTTTTACAGATGCCGCCAGCCTGTATTACATCCGGAAAAATTTTATTGAACGGTAAAGATTTACTGCAAATGAAGCTGGATGATATGAGCAGTGTTCGCGGGAATGAAATGTCGATGATTTTTCAGGAACCGATGACGTCTCTGGACCCGGTCTTCAAAATCAGCAGTCAACTCATTGAGGGAATCCGCCGCCATCAACAATTGGATAAAAAGCAGGCATTTGCTATTGCACTATCGATGCTGAAGGAAGTCGGCATAGCGAATGCCGAAAAAGTTATTCATGAATATCCGCACCAGTTATCAGGCGGTATGAGGCAGCGCGTTATGATTGCGATGGCAATGGCCAACAATCCGAAACTTCTGTTGGCGGATGAACCGACAACTGCACTCGATGTAACAGTCCAGGCGCAAATTTTACAGTTAATGTTGAAAATGAAAGAAGAACACGGCTCATCCATTTTATTTATTACACATGATATGGGCGTAGTAGCAGAAACAGCAGATCGGGTGATGGTCATGTATGCAGGTCAAATTGTTGAATCGGGACCTGTAGAACAAATATTTACTGATCCGAAACATCCGTATACGAAAGCACTGCTGCAAACGATGCCATCACTTGCAACAAATGAGCGAAGATTACCTACTATTCCAGGCACCGTCCCGTCTCCTTCAAACTTCTCGGCAGGCTGTCGCTTTACCCCTCGTTGTCAGCATGCGATGGATATTTGTGATCGCACAATACCAACTGAACGCAGTTTTGAAGATGGTCAGATCGTTCGCTGTCATTTATATAAAGAAAAGGAGGTTGCTGCTCATGACGCGTGA
- a CDS encoding ABC transporter ATP-binding protein — MTREILIEVKNLKTHFSVKRKTLKEKKKVVKAVDNISLVIYKGETLGVVGESGSGKSTLGRTILKLTEPTSGEIYFRNTPITKLKGSELQKHRNAMQMVFQDPFSSLNPRMRIGDILQEPMKLQLSMSKEDRQKRVLTLLEKVGLRADAVEKFPHEFSGGQRQRIGIARALAINPAFIIGDEPVSALDVSVQSQVLNLMMDLQEEFNLTYLFISHDLSVVKHISDRVAVMYLGNIVEIGEKENIFAAPRHPYTQALLQAIPVVDFTKRREVIPLKGDLPNPMNPPIGCVFHTRCPHVMPQCREKKPLLKGTDAQQVACFLYEEEVMNA; from the coding sequence ATGACGCGTGAAATATTAATTGAAGTAAAAAATTTAAAAACACATTTTAGTGTAAAACGAAAAACATTGAAGGAGAAGAAAAAGGTAGTCAAGGCTGTTGATAATATTTCACTTGTTATTTATAAAGGGGAGACACTCGGTGTAGTAGGAGAATCCGGCTCCGGTAAATCGACTCTGGGGCGCACGATATTAAAGCTGACAGAGCCGACGAGCGGTGAAATTTATTTCCGCAATACCCCCATTACAAAACTAAAAGGAAGCGAGTTGCAAAAACACCGGAACGCGATGCAGATGGTATTCCAAGATCCGTTCTCATCTCTTAATCCTCGCATGCGTATCGGTGATATTTTGCAAGAGCCGATGAAGCTTCAATTATCGATGTCAAAAGAGGATCGTCAAAAACGCGTGCTAACATTGCTGGAAAAAGTAGGGTTGCGTGCAGATGCAGTAGAAAAGTTTCCGCATGAATTTTCAGGTGGACAGCGCCAACGTATTGGAATTGCGAGAGCACTTGCGATTAATCCGGCTTTTATTATTGGGGATGAGCCTGTTTCTGCACTCGATGTATCGGTCCAGTCACAAGTCCTGAACTTGATGATGGACTTGCAGGAAGAATTTAATCTAACCTATTTATTTATTTCTCATGACCTCAGTGTTGTTAAGCATATAAGTGACCGGGTAGCAGTGATGTATTTGGGTAATATCGTAGAAATCGGTGAAAAGGAAAATATATTTGCTGCACCAAGGCATCCTTATACACAGGCGTTGCTCCAAGCAATACCAGTCGTAGATTTCACAAAAAGACGAGAGGTGATTCCGTTAAAGGGAGATCTGCCGAATCCGATGAATCCGCCCATCGGTTGTGTGTTCCATACACGATGTCCACACGTTATGCCTCAATGCCGGGAAAAAAAGCCGCTTCTTAAAGGTACAGATGCGCAGCAAGTCGCTTGTTTCTTATACGAGGAGGAGGTAATGAATGCATAA
- a CDS encoding aldehyde dehydrogenase family protein, with protein MEHIPMCINGEWIEGEDKITVYNPSTGKPLVTVANATNEQIDDAVRHANAAFESEEWRKIKPFERGQLLVELAQFIRQNAEHLAELESLDVGKPIQQARGDVEAAARYFEFYGGAADKVMGDTIPIEDGIFNAVVLEPIGVTVHIVPWNYPIQITSRSVAAAIATGNAVIIKSAEDTPLTTHELVKWLNARLPKGIIQHVTGLGKDVGAYLSSHPGIHQITFTGSVPTGSSVMQAAAKNIVPVTLELGGKSPNIVFADANEELALEGVMRAIIQNAGQTCSAGARLLIEKSYKDTFCTKLVERFKQIRIGAGEQDLDMGPLLNANQFQKITGLLKLAQRDGEVLIGGNPLRVENYEDGYYVEPTIVDGLDVTHPLAVEEIFGPVLTVFTFETVENAIQLANSTDYGLVAGVWTRDIDVAHFMASRIKAGQVFINNYGAAGGIQMPFGGYKKSGIGREKGLVAMRNYTQMKNIAIRYNIQGR; from the coding sequence ATGGAACATATTCCGATGTGTATTAATGGTGAATGGATTGAGGGAGAAGACAAAATTACGGTTTATAACCCATCTACTGGGAAGCCGCTCGTAACAGTTGCCAATGCAACGAATGAACAAATTGATGATGCTGTCCGTCATGCAAACGCAGCATTTGAAAGTGAGGAATGGCGTAAGATAAAGCCATTTGAACGTGGGCAACTATTAGTGGAACTTGCTCAGTTTATTCGTCAAAACGCTGAACATTTGGCGGAATTGGAAAGTTTGGACGTCGGGAAACCAATACAACAAGCTCGTGGCGATGTGGAGGCAGCTGCACGTTACTTTGAGTTTTACGGTGGTGCGGCAGATAAAGTGATGGGTGACACGATTCCGATAGAAGACGGTATTTTTAATGCGGTCGTATTGGAGCCTATTGGTGTGACGGTACATATTGTGCCTTGGAATTATCCGATTCAAATTACGTCACGCAGTGTTGCAGCGGCAATCGCGACAGGTAACGCGGTAATAATTAAGAGTGCGGAAGATACACCTTTAACGACACACGAATTGGTAAAATGGCTAAATGCGCGCCTTCCGAAAGGTATTATTCAGCATGTGACCGGGCTTGGTAAAGATGTAGGGGCTTATTTATCGAGTCATCCGGGGATTCACCAAATAACATTTACCGGCTCTGTACCTACAGGCAGTAGTGTCATGCAGGCAGCCGCAAAAAATATAGTACCCGTAACGTTAGAGCTTGGTGGAAAGTCACCGAATATTGTTTTTGCAGATGCAAATGAGGAGCTTGCACTTGAAGGAGTTATGCGTGCGATTATTCAAAATGCAGGGCAAACATGTTCTGCAGGTGCACGCTTATTGATTGAAAAATCATATAAAGATACATTTTGTACGAAACTTGTTGAACGTTTCAAACAGATCCGTATTGGGGCTGGAGAGCAAGATTTAGACATGGGCCCCCTGTTAAATGCAAACCAATTTCAAAAAATCACGGGTTTGCTGAAACTTGCCCAGCGTGACGGTGAAGTGTTAATTGGCGGCAACCCTTTACGTGTAGAAAATTATGAGGACGGTTATTATGTGGAGCCGACAATTGTAGACGGGCTTGATGTAACACATCCGCTCGCTGTTGAAGAAATTTTTGGGCCTGTATTAACTGTTTTTACATTCGAAACAGTAGAGAATGCGATACAGCTCGCCAACAGTACAGATTACGGGCTCGTTGCCGGTGTATGGACACGCGATATTGACGTCGCGCATTTTATGGCCAGCCGTATAAAGGCCGGTCAAGTATTTATCAATAACTACGGTGCAGCGGGCGGTATCCAAATGCCGTTCGGCGGCTATAAAAAGAGTGGAATCGGACGAGAAAAAGGACTTGTAGCAATGCGTAACTATACGCAAATGAAAAATATTGCGATTCGCTACAACATTCAAGGGAGGTAA
- a CDS encoding SDR family NAD(P)-dependent oxidoreductase: protein MKTVIVTGAAGGMGQKIVQQLLEENYEIVGLDLATDHPFDHPNFHYQRCDVTDEQTILKIVESLSNVYGLINVHGIAQAATPIEEVTADYWDKLMNVNVKSLFLLAKAVVPKMKRANDGVIINIASISAVRPRPGLQAYIASKGAAESFSRAMAIELAPYNVRVNTIHPGPANTSMLGQFAAADSDVEQAKAQIFASSVPLGRLIEPQDIANAVRFLLQEQSNIITGTTLHVDGGRGL, encoded by the coding sequence ATGAAAACGGTAATTGTAACAGGTGCTGCCGGGGGTATGGGCCAAAAAATTGTTCAACAGCTGTTAGAGGAAAATTATGAAATAGTCGGACTTGATTTAGCAACAGATCATCCATTCGATCACCCGAATTTCCATTATCAACGATGCGATGTAACAGATGAGCAGACGATTTTAAAAATTGTCGAATCACTTTCAAATGTATACGGACTTATTAATGTACATGGCATAGCACAAGCCGCTACACCGATTGAAGAGGTAACGGCCGATTACTGGGATAAGTTGATGAATGTAAATGTTAAAAGTTTATTTTTATTAGCAAAAGCGGTTGTTCCAAAAATGAAGAGAGCGAACGATGGCGTCATTATAAATATTGCTTCGATTTCTGCTGTACGCCCGAGACCGGGACTTCAAGCATATATTGCTTCAAAAGGTGCGGCTGAAAGCTTTTCCAGAGCGATGGCCATTGAATTAGCTCCATATAATGTGCGTGTCAATACAATTCATCCCGGACCGGCCAACACGTCAATGCTTGGACAATTTGCGGCAGCAGATTCTGATGTAGAGCAGGCGAAGGCACAAATTTTCGCTTCCTCCGTTCCGCTCGGTCGATTAATCGAACCGCAAGATATCGCTAATGCGGTGCGTTTTTTATTGCAAGAGCAATCGAATATTATTACGGGAACGACGCTTCATGTCGATGGCGGGCGCGGCTTATAG